The Citrifermentans bemidjiense Bem genome window below encodes:
- a CDS encoding KUP/HAK/KT family potassium transporter, translating to MKQTAAAPLWKDVVKSFGLVFGDIGTSPIYTLTVIFALTKPTYDNVMGILSLVFWTMTILVSAEYSWLAMKLSRKGEGGTIVLKEILVRLLKPGRTVAFVAFLSYLGVSLLLGDGVITPAISILSAVEGLELIPGLEQMPQAVLISIAAAIAVLLFVFQYKGTDRVASLFGPVMVLWFAALTLSGLASLLQRPELIQAMNPAYALKFFQDNGFSSFFVLSEVILCATGGEALYADMGHLGRKPIVIAWYFAFCALAINYLGQGAFVLSHGGGKNILFSMIQHQAPVLYVPFLLLAVMATIIASQAMISGVFSVIYQGINTRIMPLLKVDYTSSHLKSQIYISSVNWCLLAAVIFIMLVFRRSENLAAAYGLAVTGTMTITGIMMVMIYRRTSMKWKVPFAVIVTAVDLVFFTACLNKIPHGGYWSIVLASIPFATIVVWTMGQRALYRALKPLDLDTFLVSYNQIYAKGKNIPGTGLFFTRETPVVPPYVVHSIIRSNIIYERNIFISMIRTDVPFGLKSALTSALGPGLDAFVIKAGYMEVVEIEKLLKANGIDEKVIFYGVEDIKTANPFWKFFATMKKQTPNFVQFHNLPAGKLQGVVTRVEM from the coding sequence ATGAAACAAACTGCAGCAGCACCGCTTTGGAAAGACGTGGTGAAATCGTTCGGCCTGGTGTTCGGCGACATCGGCACCAGCCCCATCTACACCCTCACCGTCATCTTCGCCCTCACCAAGCCCACCTACGACAACGTAATGGGGATCCTCTCCCTGGTATTCTGGACCATGACCATCCTGGTCAGCGCCGAGTACTCCTGGCTCGCCATGAAGCTCAGCCGCAAAGGAGAGGGGGGGACCATCGTGCTCAAGGAGATCCTGGTGCGGCTCCTGAAGCCGGGGAGAACGGTCGCTTTCGTGGCCTTTCTCTCCTACCTCGGGGTCTCGCTCCTTTTGGGCGACGGCGTCATCACCCCCGCCATCAGTATCCTGTCGGCGGTCGAGGGGCTGGAACTGATACCGGGACTGGAGCAGATGCCCCAAGCGGTGCTGATCTCGATAGCCGCGGCGATCGCGGTACTTTTGTTCGTGTTCCAATACAAAGGCACCGACCGGGTGGCAAGCCTCTTCGGCCCTGTGATGGTGCTCTGGTTCGCCGCGCTCACCCTCTCCGGCCTCGCTTCGCTGCTGCAGCGCCCGGAACTGATTCAAGCCATGAACCCCGCTTACGCCCTCAAGTTCTTCCAGGACAACGGGTTCTCCTCCTTTTTCGTCCTCTCCGAGGTCATCCTGTGCGCCACCGGCGGGGAGGCGCTCTACGCCGACATGGGGCACCTAGGTCGCAAGCCGATCGTCATCGCCTGGTATTTCGCTTTTTGCGCGCTGGCAATCAATTACCTCGGCCAGGGCGCCTTCGTCCTCTCCCACGGCGGCGGGAAAAACATCCTTTTCTCCATGATTCAGCACCAGGCCCCCGTGCTCTACGTCCCCTTCCTGCTTCTCGCGGTCATGGCCACCATCATCGCCTCCCAGGCCATGATCAGCGGGGTGTTTTCCGTCATCTACCAAGGGATCAACACCCGCATCATGCCGCTTTTGAAGGTGGACTACACCTCAAGCCATCTGAAGTCCCAGATCTACATCAGCTCCGTCAACTGGTGCCTTTTGGCCGCCGTCATCTTCATCATGCTGGTTTTCCGCCGCTCGGAGAACCTCGCCGCCGCCTACGGGCTGGCGGTAACCGGGACCATGACCATCACCGGGATCATGATGGTCATGATCTACCGCCGCACCTCCATGAAGTGGAAGGTCCCCTTCGCCGTCATCGTCACCGCTGTCGACCTGGTGTTTTTCACAGCCTGCCTCAACAAGATCCCCCATGGCGGCTACTGGTCCATCGTCCTCGCATCGATCCCCTTTGCCACCATAGTGGTCTGGACCATGGGGCAGCGGGCGCTCTACCGTGCCCTCAAGCCGCTCGATCTCGACACCTTCCTCGTCTCCTATAATCAGATCTACGCCAAGGGAAAGAACATCCCCGGGACCGGGCTTTTTTTCACCAGGGAGACGCCGGTGGTACCACCCTATGTGGTGCATAGCATCATCAGAAGCAACATTATCTACGAGCGCAATATCTTCATCTCCATGATCAGGACAGATGTCCCCTTCGGGCTCAAGAGCGCGCTTACCTCTGCGCTCGGCCCCGGGCTGGACGCCTTTGTCATCAAAGCTGGCTACATGGAGGTGGTAGAGATCGAGAAACTCTTGAAGGCGAACGGGATCGATGAAAAGGTCATCTTCTACGGTGTGGAGGACATCAAGACGGCCAATCCGTTCTGGAAATTTTTCGCCACTATGAAGAAACAGACCCCCAACTTCGTCCAGTTCCACAACCTCCCAGCAGGAAAACTACAGGGAGTGGTTACCAGGGTCGAAATGTAA
- a CDS encoding HD-GYP domain-containing protein, translating into MKDLYWRAISIDSIDPDYFPSVPLFMKTAGNYVLYKDAERKFSSADRSRMDRTGTEFMYVRSGDMSEISTYLENSLKDMLTRDDLDSERKGRILYQTSINYLVDAFEAPEEASNLERCRQLVQHMMSYLSNEPHALKSVGSVVEHNLYIFSHSVQVAALNLLAHEKLFQVHPDELIDVGIGSMLHDYGMIFVTNDILNKPDALSDVEYYKIKQHTQKGYEYLKDSGRFGDMSLTIVRHHHERYDGNGYPTGMKGDQIPRSAQLSAMCDMYSALTLDRAYRKAVSHQEAIKAMRTEAGAFNASLLGNFVELVTAQKE; encoded by the coding sequence ATGAAAGACCTTTACTGGCGGGCCATCAGTATTGACAGCATCGACCCTGATTACTTCCCATCCGTACCGCTGTTCATGAAAACCGCCGGGAACTATGTCCTGTACAAGGACGCAGAGAGGAAGTTTTCCTCGGCCGATCGCAGCCGGATGGACCGGACCGGCACCGAGTTCATGTACGTCAGATCGGGGGATATGTCGGAGATCTCCACCTATCTGGAGAACAGCCTGAAGGACATGCTGACCAGGGACGACCTCGACAGCGAAAGAAAGGGGAGGATCCTCTACCAGACCTCCATCAACTACCTGGTGGATGCCTTCGAGGCGCCGGAGGAGGCGTCTAATCTGGAGCGCTGCCGGCAACTGGTCCAGCACATGATGTCTTATCTGAGCAACGAGCCCCACGCACTCAAATCGGTAGGGTCGGTCGTGGAGCACAACCTCTACATCTTCTCCCACAGCGTACAGGTGGCCGCGCTGAACCTGCTCGCCCACGAGAAGCTGTTCCAGGTCCATCCCGACGAGTTGATAGACGTCGGCATCGGCTCCATGCTCCACGACTACGGGATGATCTTCGTCACCAACGACATCCTGAACAAGCCGGACGCCCTCTCCGACGTCGAGTACTACAAGATCAAGCAGCACACCCAGAAGGGGTACGAATACCTGAAGGACAGCGGGAGATTCGGCGACATGTCGCTCACCATCGTGCGCCACCATCATGAAAGGTACGACGGCAACGGCTACCCCACCGGGATGAAGGGGGACCAGATCCCCCGTAGCGCCCAGCTCTCCGCCATGTGCGACATGTACAGCGCCCTAACCCTCGACCGGGCCTACCGCAAGGCGGTTTCGCACCAGGAGGCGATCAAGGCGATGCGGACGGAAGCGGGAGCTTTCAACGCCTCGCTGCTCGGAAACTTCGTCGAGCTGGTGACCGCCCAGAAGGAGTAG
- a CDS encoding hybrid sensor histidine kinase/response regulator has protein sequence MVTDENTIAIPQLIYEAVSRGKREWEQTFDSIADLIFITDTNHTISRANRAMAKHCGLRPEDLPGRKCYDLFHDLASPPPYCPLKSLKEGGAPRAEEVEVAKFCGFFDISVSPLYNDEGTLAACVHVARDVTERKKAEEYRLELEQQLLQSQKLESLGVLTGGIAHDFNNILMIILGHCLLAKENQASAPVVGHLDQIESAGNRAADLCRQMLAYAGKAPLIQTQIDLPALVRDMVQMLQPAFNKKVTIECDLGGDLPKLTCDEAKIQQIVMNLVVNAAESLGEQGGKVKVTLSHKTVLQAQQEVDCFGNVIPPGTYQCLEVADTGCGMDQETQKRIFEPFFTTKFTGRGLGLSAISGIIKSHNGALQLCSAPGAGTTFSVYFPLPPCCPAGDQVAAPLPLPLNAAARLEGTILLVDDEEELRAVGCELLTSMGFKVIAVNNGSEALAIWQERKSEIDLVLMDLTMPELDGVETYRALREDTPTLPVLFCSGYGDQDIRPCIGEDARAGFIAKPYQLAQLQAALAALWKTA, from the coding sequence ATGGTGACCGACGAAAACACCATCGCCATCCCGCAGCTCATTTACGAGGCGGTCAGCCGAGGGAAGCGCGAATGGGAGCAGACCTTCGACTCCATCGCCGACCTGATCTTCATCACCGATACCAACCACACCATTTCGCGGGCCAACCGCGCCATGGCGAAGCATTGCGGCCTGCGTCCGGAGGACCTCCCGGGACGCAAATGCTACGACCTCTTCCACGACCTGGCCTCTCCCCCCCCTTATTGCCCGCTGAAAAGCCTGAAAGAGGGAGGTGCGCCGCGGGCGGAGGAAGTCGAGGTCGCCAAATTCTGCGGCTTCTTCGACATCTCGGTCTCCCCTTTGTACAACGATGAAGGAACCCTCGCCGCCTGCGTCCACGTGGCCCGCGACGTCACCGAGCGCAAGAAGGCCGAGGAGTACCGGCTGGAGTTGGAGCAGCAACTGCTGCAATCGCAAAAGCTCGAAAGCCTTGGTGTTCTCACCGGCGGCATCGCCCATGACTTCAACAATATCCTGATGATAATCCTCGGGCACTGCCTGCTCGCCAAGGAGAACCAGGCCAGCGCCCCGGTCGTCGGCCACCTGGATCAGATCGAGTCCGCCGGAAACCGTGCCGCCGACCTTTGCCGCCAGATGCTGGCCTACGCCGGCAAGGCGCCGCTGATCCAAACGCAGATCGACCTGCCGGCGCTGGTACGCGACATGGTGCAGATGCTGCAGCCCGCGTTCAACAAGAAAGTGACCATCGAATGCGATCTCGGCGGGGACCTCCCCAAGCTGACCTGCGACGAGGCAAAGATCCAGCAGATCGTGATGAACTTGGTGGTGAACGCGGCCGAATCGCTGGGTGAACAGGGGGGCAAGGTCAAGGTGACCCTCTCGCACAAGACGGTGCTGCAGGCACAGCAGGAAGTCGATTGCTTCGGCAACGTCATCCCCCCGGGAACCTATCAGTGCCTGGAGGTTGCCGACACCGGATGCGGCATGGACCAGGAGACCCAGAAGCGGATCTTCGAACCATTTTTCACCACCAAGTTCACCGGGCGGGGGCTGGGGCTTTCCGCCATCAGCGGCATCATCAAGTCCCATAACGGCGCGCTGCAGCTCTGCAGCGCCCCCGGCGCGGGGACCACTTTCAGCGTCTATTTTCCCCTCCCCCCATGCTGCCCCGCCGGCGACCAAGTCGCTGCGCCCCTCCCCTTGCCGCTCAACGCTGCCGCCCGGCTCGAAGGGACTATCCTGCTGGTAGACGACGAGGAGGAACTTCGTGCCGTCGGCTGTGAACTCCTCACCAGCATGGGGTTCAAGGTGATTGCCGTCAATAACGGCAGCGAGGCGCTCGCGATCTGGCAGGAGCGGAAAAGCGAGATAGACCTCGTGCTGATGGACCTGACCATGCCGGAACTGGACGGCGTCGAGACCTACCGCGCCCTGCGCGAAGATACCCCCACGCTCCCGGTTCTTTTTTGCAGCGGATACGGGGACCAGGACATCCGGCCCTGCATAGGCGAAGACGCCCGCGCCGGCTTCATCGCCAAGCCTTACCAACTTGCCCAACTACAAGCGGCATTGGCTGCCCTCTGGAAAACCGCATAG
- a CDS encoding NCS2 family permease: MTSRIAAYFQFQRYGTDMKREVIAGLTTFLTMAYIIIVNPAILENAGIPRGPSTTATIIAAVFGTVLMAFFANRPFAIAPYMSENAFIAFVVVKVMGYSWQTALTAVFFAGILFTLLTLFKVRSWLAESIPLSLKCAFATGIGLFLTFIGLNETGIVVLGVPGAPVKLGDLSQPSVLLAVCGLLLTVVLISRKVLGAMMIGIVATTLASIALKVTPLPHSFVSLPPDISPILFQLDFAGALSPGFFPIILTIFIMAFLDTVGTLLGLSMRADLLDEKGNLPEIEKPMLADALATVAAPLLGTTTTGAYIESAAGIEEGGRTGFTALVTAFFFLLALFFAPLFTVVPAHAFGIALIVIGSFMISPLAKIDFDDFTEQIPAFLTVVLMIFTYNIGVGMTAGFIAYPLMKGATGRIKEMKGGMWVLALLSLSYFIFGAK; encoded by the coding sequence ATGACCTCCCGCATAGCAGCATACTTCCAGTTCCAGCGCTACGGCACCGACATGAAGCGTGAGGTCATCGCAGGACTCACCACCTTCCTCACCATGGCGTACATCATCATAGTCAACCCGGCGATCCTGGAAAATGCCGGCATCCCGCGCGGCCCCTCCACAACCGCCACCATCATCGCCGCCGTCTTCGGCACCGTACTCATGGCCTTCTTCGCCAACCGTCCCTTCGCCATCGCACCGTACATGAGCGAAAACGCCTTCATCGCCTTCGTGGTGGTGAAGGTGATGGGCTATTCCTGGCAGACTGCGCTGACCGCCGTCTTCTTCGCCGGGATCCTCTTCACCCTGCTCACCCTGTTCAAGGTGAGGAGCTGGCTCGCCGAATCGATACCGCTGTCGCTCAAGTGCGCCTTCGCTACCGGCATCGGCCTCTTCCTCACCTTTATAGGCCTTAACGAGACCGGCATCGTGGTGCTCGGTGTTCCCGGGGCACCGGTCAAGCTTGGCGACCTCTCCCAACCCTCGGTGCTCCTGGCCGTCTGCGGCCTCCTCCTGACCGTGGTGCTGATCTCCCGCAAGGTGCTGGGGGCCATGATGATCGGCATCGTCGCCACCACGCTCGCCTCGATCGCGCTCAAGGTGACCCCGCTGCCGCACTCTTTCGTCAGCCTGCCGCCGGACATCTCCCCGATCCTGTTCCAGCTCGATTTCGCGGGGGCGCTCTCCCCCGGGTTCTTCCCGATCATCCTGACCATCTTCATCATGGCTTTCCTCGACACCGTCGGGACCTTGCTGGGCCTTTCCATGCGGGCCGACCTCCTGGACGAGAAGGGGAACCTTCCCGAGATAGAGAAGCCGATGCTCGCCGACGCGCTGGCGACGGTCGCGGCGCCGCTTCTGGGGACCACCACCACCGGCGCCTACATCGAGAGCGCGGCAGGGATCGAGGAGGGGGGGCGCACCGGCTTCACCGCCCTGGTCACCGCCTTCTTCTTCCTTCTGGCCCTCTTCTTCGCGCCCCTTTTCACCGTGGTCCCGGCGCACGCCTTCGGCATAGCCCTGATCGTGATCGGTTCCTTCATGATCAGCCCGCTGGCGAAGATCGACTTCGACGACTTCACCGAACAGATCCCCGCCTTTCTGACCGTGGTGCTGATGATCTTCACCTACAACATCGGGGTCGGCATGACCGCCGGATTCATCGCCTATCCGCTCATGAAGGGCGCCACCGGGCGCATCAAGGAGATGAAAGGGGGGATGTGGGTGCTTGCCCTGCTCTCCCTCTCCTACTTCATCTTCGGGGCAAAATAG
- a CDS encoding ChaN family lipoprotein — protein MTRAPSSWLLLALISLFCFSAEAGAHTIITRTSDGKTVTLPQLAAAAKDSQVIVVGESHDDEYHHELQLDLIRSLNESKLPLAIGMEMIQSDFQVQLDAWSAGKLSEEVMQAVFELNWSDWPLYREIFLYARDNRIPMIALNVPLHIVRKVSQQGFSSLTPEEKGDLPAGTSCDLRNPQIAFLRKSFQGVRHHGENGKMFSNFCEAQTVRNSGMALKMARYLEKQPDRRMVVMTGIWHAVKYGIPDQLQRLGKLSYTVILPETPFVNKENAGSAEADYLVEQ, from the coding sequence ATGACCCGCGCACCCTCATCTTGGCTCCTGCTGGCGCTGATCTCACTGTTTTGCTTCAGCGCCGAGGCCGGCGCCCACACCATAATAACCCGGACCAGCGACGGCAAGACCGTCACCCTACCCCAGCTTGCCGCAGCCGCCAAGGATTCCCAGGTGATCGTCGTCGGGGAGTCGCACGACGACGAATACCACCACGAATTGCAACTTGACCTGATCCGCTCCCTGAACGAGAGCAAGCTGCCGCTGGCAATCGGGATGGAGATGATCCAGTCGGACTTCCAAGTGCAACTGGACGCCTGGAGCGCCGGCAAACTGAGCGAAGAGGTAATGCAGGCGGTATTCGAGCTGAACTGGTCCGACTGGCCGCTGTACCGTGAGATATTCCTCTACGCCCGGGACAACCGCATCCCGATGATCGCGCTGAACGTCCCGCTTCACATCGTCAGGAAGGTCTCGCAGCAAGGCTTCAGCTCCCTCACCCCCGAAGAGAAAGGGGACCTGCCGGCCGGAACCAGTTGCGACCTGAGAAACCCGCAGATCGCCTTCCTGAGAAAATCGTTCCAGGGGGTCCGCCATCATGGCGAGAACGGGAAGATGTTCAGCAACTTCTGCGAGGCGCAGACGGTCCGCAACAGCGGCATGGCGCTCAAAATGGCGCGCTACCTGGAAAAGCAACCGGATCGCAGGATGGTCGTTATGACCGGCATCTGGCATGCGGTGAAATACGGCATACCCGACCAGCTCCAGCGCCTGGGGAAGCTTAGCTACACGGTGATCCTCCCCGAGACCCCCTTCGTCAACAAGGAAAACGCCGGCAGCGCCGAGGCCGACTATCTGGTGGAGCAATAA
- a CDS encoding DUF4118 domain-containing protein — MWVLASFFPLAALALQWLLWERLRPYVWLFFYPAVFLSSWAGGRVAGLLATAFSATVVWYFFIPPEQSFSLEHPSTAIALLIFAGMGILFSLFHERLRRADRQIRLTLAEATSGREQLERRMEERTKELVDLVDELRRKETDLRRSQELLKLFIEYAPVPLAMFDSEMRYLYASRRWRSDYGLGNRPLVKVSHYEIFPEIPQHWKELHQRGLAGEILREEAEEFRRADGTVQWLRWELRPWYDAGGMVGGIVIFSEDITNRKCAEDALQKLNEELELRVVQRTETLDQILGEREAQNAELQRAYHELEAETAQRIRMVEELRQKEQLLIHQSRLAAMGEMLGYIAHQWRQPLNVLGLHLQVLGLSYQHGTFTRELLEQSVEKAMGIIRHLSRTIDDFRDFLVLNKEKTLFQVDEVVVKTVGLIEENLKKAGINIEVACTNPPEVNGFPNEYSHVILNLLTNAKDAFSERQTEHPVIRVHSGFEQGKTVVTIGDNAGGIPEEIIGKIFDAYFTTKGLGKGSGVGLFMSKMIIEKNMGGSLTVRNVNGGAEFKIEV; from the coding sequence ATGTGGGTTTTGGCCTCGTTCTTCCCCCTGGCGGCGTTGGCGCTGCAGTGGCTTTTGTGGGAAAGACTGCGCCCCTATGTCTGGCTCTTCTTCTACCCCGCAGTATTCCTAAGCTCCTGGGCCGGGGGAAGGGTAGCGGGGCTCCTGGCTACAGCTTTCTCCGCGACGGTCGTCTGGTATTTCTTCATCCCCCCCGAACAAAGTTTCTCGCTGGAGCACCCCTCGACAGCAATCGCGCTGCTCATCTTCGCCGGCATGGGCATTCTTTTCTCGCTGTTCCACGAACGACTCAGAAGAGCGGACCGACAGATCCGGCTGACGCTGGCGGAGGCGACCTCGGGGCGCGAGCAACTTGAACGGCGGATGGAGGAGCGCACCAAAGAACTGGTCGATCTGGTCGACGAGCTGCGACGCAAGGAGACGGACCTGCGGAGATCCCAAGAGCTGCTGAAACTTTTCATCGAGTACGCGCCGGTGCCGCTTGCCATGTTCGACAGCGAGATGCGTTACCTCTACGCGAGCCGGCGCTGGCGCAGCGACTACGGCCTGGGAAACCGCCCCCTCGTCAAGGTCAGCCACTACGAAATATTCCCGGAGATCCCCCAGCACTGGAAGGAGCTGCACCAGCGCGGGCTCGCCGGAGAGATCCTGCGCGAGGAGGCCGAAGAATTCCGGCGCGCCGACGGCACGGTCCAGTGGCTGCGCTGGGAACTCCGTCCCTGGTACGACGCTGGGGGAATGGTGGGGGGAATCGTCATCTTCAGCGAGGACATCACCAACAGAAAGTGCGCCGAGGACGCGCTGCAAAAACTCAACGAGGAGCTAGAACTGCGCGTGGTCCAGCGTACCGAGACACTAGACCAGATCCTGGGCGAGCGGGAGGCGCAGAATGCGGAGCTGCAGCGTGCCTACCACGAGCTCGAGGCGGAAACGGCGCAGCGTATCCGCATGGTAGAGGAACTGCGGCAAAAGGAACAGTTGCTGATCCATCAAAGCCGTCTCGCGGCGATGGGGGAGATGCTCGGCTACATCGCGCACCAGTGGCGCCAGCCGCTTAACGTCCTCGGGCTGCACCTGCAGGTGCTGGGGCTTTCCTACCAGCACGGGACCTTCACCCGGGAACTCCTGGAGCAGAGCGTGGAAAAAGCGATGGGCATCATCAGGCACCTCTCCAGGACCATCGACGATTTCCGCGACTTTCTGGTCCTCAACAAGGAGAAGACCCTGTTCCAGGTCGACGAGGTGGTGGTAAAGACGGTCGGGCTCATCGAGGAGAATCTCAAAAAGGCCGGGATCAACATCGAGGTCGCCTGCACCAACCCCCCGGAGGTAAACGGCTTTCCCAACGAGTACAGCCACGTGATCCTGAACCTTTTGACCAATGCGAAGGACGCCTTCTCGGAGCGCCAGACTGAGCATCCGGTGATCAGGGTGCATTCGGGATTCGAGCAGGGGAAGACGGTGGTGACCATCGGCGACAATGCCGGGGGAATCCCCGAAGAGATAATCGGCAAGATCTTCGACGCCTACTTCACCACCAAGGGGTTGGGAAAAGGAAGCGGGGTTGGCCTTTTTATGTCCAAGATGATCATCGAGAAAAACATGGGAGGCAGCCTCACCGTTCGCAACGTCAACGGCGGCGCCGAGTTCAAGATCGAGGTCTGA
- a CDS encoding DUF3015 family protein, producing the protein MKKLLLGFLLSLTVSGAAYAAQAHTNTGCGLGTMLFQNKADNSIALQVLQATTNGSFGSQTFGISSGTSECQQPGKIAQNEKLNEFVRANMDNLAKEIAMGKGETLDTFVEMLGVNPAQGDAYKSSLQANFNNIFTSDKIVLAEVIDNAVAITR; encoded by the coding sequence ATGAAAAAACTTCTGCTGGGATTTCTACTGAGTCTCACTGTTTCAGGTGCAGCTTACGCCGCACAGGCCCACACCAACACCGGTTGCGGTCTCGGCACCATGCTGTTCCAGAACAAGGCTGACAACTCCATCGCGCTGCAAGTACTTCAGGCCACCACCAACGGCAGCTTCGGCTCCCAGACCTTCGGCATCTCTTCCGGCACTTCCGAATGCCAGCAGCCCGGGAAGATCGCGCAAAACGAGAAATTGAACGAGTTCGTCCGCGCCAACATGGACAACCTCGCCAAGGAAATCGCCATGGGCAAGGGCGAGACGCTGGACACCTTCGTCGAGATGCTGGGGGTCAACCCTGCACAGGGCGACGCCTACAAGAGTTCGCTGCAGGCGAACTTCAACAACATCTTCACCTCAGACAAGATCGTCCTCGCCGAGGTCATCGACAACGCGGTGGCGATCACCAGGTAG
- a CDS encoding Lnb N-terminal periplasmic domain-containing protein, whose translation MAIPRSAVFATLWLLLLFSPAAAAAPPSQPDLLTARARSMGLAAERNWHILLHYKKTSGGFKSRISDPNFFLSPEGRENPEAELEATIAGFFQPRSVDGEHPICRFPARLQWLKERLGIGPGDLQEVACPAQKELLQTVDARSAVLVFPVGHINSPASMFGHTLLRFDGPTKSNLISFAVNYAADANDSNGLLYAYKGLFGKYKGYYSLMPYYLKVKEYGDMEHRDMWEYRLRLSQAEVERMLLHTLELERISSDYFFLDENCAFNLLFLIEAARPTLHLTDQTGLLVHPTDTIELTKQSGILEEGVYRPSQGARIVKMASLLDGERQKAALKLGQGESDPAVAANAGASVEEQRGILDLAAEVVQLRYARKELEKDEYNKLYLKILAQRSRLGKGEDDAYAVAPPSPPDAGHKTTKLGVGGGIRRDEWFGEVRLQPEFHDMLDPDQGYIRGAQIKFLETALRYAPEHERFWLKSMHLVDIFSTAPRDRFFTPLSWKVAAGWDTEAMKDGRDSLIFRVNTGGGFAARSPFGGIVHALGEVDLNAGRRFAGNVAAGPGVSLGALEQLTAWWKLQLRGEGFYYLLGDNRLALKGTVAQNFRLARNDSLSLELSYQEVQGHPVREATMLWNRYF comes from the coding sequence ATGGCCATCCCCCGCAGCGCCGTTTTCGCCACGCTTTGGCTCTTGCTCCTCTTTTCTCCTGCTGCCGCAGCAGCGCCTCCTTCCCAGCCCGACCTCCTGACCGCCCGTGCCCGCAGCATGGGGCTTGCCGCCGAAAGGAACTGGCACATCCTCTTGCACTACAAGAAAACCTCGGGCGGCTTCAAGAGCAGGATCTCGGATCCGAACTTCTTCCTCTCCCCTGAAGGGCGCGAAAACCCCGAGGCGGAACTGGAGGCCACCATCGCCGGGTTCTTCCAGCCCCGGAGCGTGGACGGAGAGCACCCCATCTGCCGATTCCCGGCGCGGCTCCAGTGGCTTAAGGAACGTCTCGGCATCGGGCCGGGGGACCTCCAGGAGGTCGCCTGCCCGGCGCAAAAGGAGCTGCTGCAAACGGTCGACGCGCGCTCGGCGGTGCTGGTCTTTCCGGTAGGGCACATCAACAGCCCGGCGTCCATGTTCGGGCACACGCTGCTCAGATTCGACGGCCCCACTAAGAGCAACCTCATCTCCTTCGCCGTCAACTACGCCGCGGACGCCAACGACTCGAACGGGCTTCTTTACGCCTACAAGGGGCTCTTCGGCAAGTACAAGGGGTACTACTCCCTGATGCCCTACTACTTGAAGGTGAAGGAGTACGGCGACATGGAGCACCGGGACATGTGGGAATACCGGCTCAGGCTCTCCCAGGCGGAAGTGGAGCGGATGCTCCTGCACACCCTGGAGTTGGAGCGGATCTCCTCGGATTACTTCTTCCTGGATGAGAATTGCGCCTTCAACCTGCTGTTCCTGATCGAGGCGGCGCGCCCGACCCTGCACTTAACCGACCAGACCGGCCTTCTGGTACATCCCACCGACACCATAGAACTCACCAAACAAAGCGGGATCCTGGAAGAGGGGGTTTACCGCCCGTCCCAGGGGGCGAGGATCGTGAAGATGGCGTCGCTTCTGGACGGCGAGCGCCAAAAGGCTGCCCTGAAGCTGGGCCAGGGGGAAAGCGATCCTGCCGTGGCTGCGAACGCGGGCGCATCGGTTGAGGAGCAAAGGGGGATACTGGACCTGGCGGCGGAGGTGGTCCAGTTGAGGTATGCCCGCAAGGAACTGGAGAAGGACGAATACAACAAGCTGTACCTGAAGATCCTGGCGCAAAGAAGCCGGCTCGGGAAGGGCGAGGATGATGCCTACGCTGTCGCGCCCCCGTCCCCTCCCGATGCCGGCCACAAGACCACCAAGTTGGGAGTCGGGGGAGGAATCCGGCGGGACGAGTGGTTCGGCGAGGTTAGGCTGCAGCCCGAGTTCCACGACATGCTCGATCCGGACCAGGGGTACATCCGGGGGGCGCAGATAAAGTTCCTGGAAACCGCGCTGCGCTATGCGCCGGAGCACGAGCGGTTCTGGCTGAAGAGCATGCACCTTGTGGACATCTTCTCAACCGCCCCCAGGGACCGCTTTTTCACTCCGCTCTCCTGGAAGGTGGCCGCCGGCTGGGACACCGAGGCCATGAAGGACGGCAGGGATTCCCTCATCTTCCGGGTCAACACCGGCGGGGGGTTCGCCGCGCGCTCTCCCTTCGGGGGAATTGTGCATGCCCTGGGGGAGGTGGACCTGAACGCGGGGAGAAGGTTCGCAGGCAACGTCGCTGCGGGGCCGGGGGTGAGCCTGGGAGCCCTGGAGCAGCTTACCGCTTGGTGGAAGCTGCAGTTGCGGGGGGAGGGATTCTACTATCTGCTGGGCGACAACCGCCTCGCGCTTAAGGGGACCGTGGCGCAGAACTTCCGGCTGGCGCGAAACGACTCGTTGAGCCTGGAATTAAGCTATCAGGAGGTCCAGGGGCACCCGGTACGGGAAGCAACGATGTTGTGGAACCGCTACTTTTGA